One stretch of Paenibacillus sp. AN1007 DNA includes these proteins:
- a CDS encoding DUF4179 domain-containing protein: MDKQPNPFPDQRLEELEQRIRNTPMPRNSMSSEIMNQIGGINMTKQRNGSKILKRTLTAASIAAIMGAGAVGAGFVSPTMASALKQIPGIGSMFYGLNSDEIQRAVDQGILTQPLEKVTKDGITLTLTNVLYDGTRLSYTIERAGENLPQKVTSPYIPMDSQLISDDEEWKKSRQVPEQQQEKGYVTLPKTFINNEALKAFSGFGDDIGNSNAVFVEYTNLGSLPNEFELTVRTKVTRVDEPFEFKVPVKISDSKLVVQPNETKSYENFSYTLQKMESTVTNTRLILESTGKVPAASEQTGKYAPTMMYYEIIDDQGKVLNQRQLGFFHRAPDLEYQVDELYDAVSPNAKSVTIKPYTFTVNTDNWRVVGEKLDEKGRVISSGDKTYIKELEMNVTLKP, encoded by the coding sequence ATGGACAAACAGCCCAACCCTTTTCCTGACCAGCGGCTTGAAGAACTGGAACAGCGGATTCGAAACACACCCATGCCGCGAAATAGTATGAGCAGTGAAATTATGAACCAAATCGGAGGAATAAACATGACCAAACAACGGAATGGATCGAAAATACTGAAACGGACTTTAACCGCAGCCTCCATTGCTGCAATTATGGGCGCAGGTGCTGTAGGCGCAGGATTCGTATCACCAACCATGGCTAGTGCATTGAAACAAATTCCAGGAATCGGATCTATGTTCTACGGGCTGAATTCCGATGAAATTCAAAGGGCCGTTGATCAAGGTATCCTGACACAACCATTGGAAAAGGTAACGAAGGACGGGATCACTTTAACACTTACAAACGTTTTGTACGATGGGACCCGTCTGAGCTACACCATTGAACGTGCCGGAGAGAATCTCCCGCAGAAAGTCACCAGCCCCTACATTCCTATGGACAGCCAGCTGATCTCGGATGATGAGGAATGGAAGAAATCTCGCCAAGTACCGGAACAACAGCAGGAAAAGGGTTATGTCACATTACCTAAAACCTTTATCAATAATGAAGCGTTGAAAGCCTTTAGTGGTTTTGGAGATGATATCGGGAACTCAAACGCAGTCTTTGTTGAATATACGAATCTAGGCTCGCTGCCTAATGAATTCGAACTTACCGTTCGGACAAAAGTAACTCGGGTAGATGAACCTTTTGAGTTCAAAGTACCCGTAAAAATCAGTGACAGCAAACTTGTCGTCCAACCGAATGAGACTAAAAGCTACGAAAATTTCAGTTACACATTGCAAAAAATGGAATCTACCGTAACTAATACACGCCTTATCCTCGAAAGCACAGGAAAGGTGCCCGCTGCCTCCGAGCAAACAGGAAAATATGCTCCGACCATGATGTACTATGAGATCATAGACGATCAAGGCAAAGTATTGAATCAACGGCAGCTTGGCTTCTTCCACCGGGCTCCCGATCTGGAGTATCAAGTGGATGAATTGTATGATGCGGTCAGTCCGAACGCAAAATCAGTGACGATTAAACCGTACACATTCACAGTGAACACAGACAATTGGAGAGTTGTAGGGGAGAAACTGGACGAAAAAGGCAGAGTTATCAGCAGTGGCGACAAAACGTATATTAAAGAGTTGGAAATGAACGTCACACTTAAACCGTAA
- a CDS encoding carbohydrate ABC transporter permease, protein MAASGTDRMVVVPKSDHRMQRVRNKTSDLLYSIFRYALVIGISFIILYPLFLKLSVAFKDKQDIYNPTIYMIPRHFTLDNIRIAAQVMDYMPLLANTLLFVAMTTLLTAASCALAGYGFARFTFPGSSLLFILVILTILVPTSTLMVPMYLHFRSFDFLGIIRLFTGRDGINLLNTYWPSMITAATAGGLKAGLFIYIFRQFFKGMPKEIEEAALIDGAGGFRTFARIMLPNAISPLITVILFSFVWQYNDTFYSALFMSESPLISLKVASLPAQTNQLVPQLMGFGSNSGMKVDPNYVAMIVDTGILLAIAPLIILYLFVQRYFVESIERSGIVG, encoded by the coding sequence ATGGCTGCGTCAGGAACAGATCGCATGGTGGTGGTGCCCAAGTCGGACCACCGTATGCAGCGGGTACGAAACAAGACATCGGACCTGCTGTATTCCATATTTAGATATGCACTGGTTATCGGGATTTCTTTTATTATTCTCTATCCGTTATTTCTCAAATTGTCCGTTGCATTCAAGGATAAGCAGGATATCTATAATCCAACGATTTATATGATTCCCCGGCATTTTACGCTGGATAATATCAGGATTGCCGCGCAAGTGATGGATTATATGCCTTTGCTGGCAAACACACTATTGTTCGTCGCCATGACGACGCTGCTGACGGCCGCATCCTGTGCGCTTGCGGGATATGGATTTGCACGGTTTACGTTTCCCGGCAGCAGCCTGCTGTTTATTCTGGTCATTCTGACCATTCTGGTACCGACCAGTACGCTGATGGTACCGATGTATCTGCATTTTCGCAGTTTTGATTTTCTGGGAATCATTCGGTTGTTCACTGGGCGGGACGGGATTAATCTGCTGAATACCTACTGGCCCTCCATGATTACGGCCGCTACGGCGGGTGGACTCAAGGCAGGATTGTTCATCTACATTTTCCGTCAGTTTTTTAAGGGGATGCCGAAGGAAATAGAAGAGGCTGCGCTGATCGATGGCGCCGGAGGATTCCGGACCTTTGCCCGCATTATGCTGCCAAACGCGATCTCACCGCTGATTACCGTTATTCTGTTCTCTTTTGTATGGCAGTATAATGACACGTTTTATTCAGCTTTATTCATGAGTGAAAGTCCGCTCATTTCGCTAAAAGTGGCATCGCTGCCCGCCCAAACGAACCAGCTGGTCCCGCAGCTGATGGGATTTGGCTCGAATTCGGGCATGAAAGTTGATCCGAACTATGTGGCGATGATTGTGGATACGGGTATATTACTTGCCATTGCACCGCTGATTATATTGTATTTGTTTGTACAGCGCTATTTCGTGGAGAGCATTGAGCGTTCAGGCATCGTAGGTTAA
- a CDS encoding sugar ABC transporter permease — protein sequence MRSMRLSLKSRRALLGLAFISPWLIGFIFLFATPLLQSVRFSLSNLSVAPNGYVLEFVGLKNVKDALLVDAAFNRILVDSVWAMLLNVPMILFFSLFTAALLNQQFKGRTMARAVFFLPVILASSAVAAAESAGLINLMGDASAVEAAADGGASFNVVSIVRMLADVGLPMAYVDYIVEAIMRIYDIISSSGVQILIFLAALQSVPGSMYEVAKIEGATAYESFWKITFPMVSPLILTNVIYTIIDSFAGSPVTRAIYQTAFKTQNFGLSSAMSWLYTLVIGLVLLIVGWVLSRRVHYN from the coding sequence ATGAGAAGCATGCGACTGTCGTTGAAATCACGGAGAGCCCTGCTGGGGCTTGCCTTTATCTCTCCGTGGCTGATCGGTTTTATTTTTCTTTTTGCCACACCACTGCTGCAATCGGTCCGGTTCAGCCTCAGCAATCTGTCTGTTGCACCGAATGGCTATGTACTGGAATTTGTGGGATTGAAAAATGTTAAGGATGCGCTCCTGGTCGATGCCGCTTTTAACCGCATTCTGGTGGATTCGGTCTGGGCTATGCTGCTGAACGTGCCGATGATTTTGTTTTTCAGCCTGTTTACGGCAGCACTGCTTAATCAGCAATTCAAAGGCAGAACGATGGCGCGTGCTGTCTTCTTTCTGCCCGTCATTCTGGCGTCCAGTGCTGTAGCGGCAGCTGAATCCGCGGGGCTGATTAATCTGATGGGCGATGCAAGTGCAGTGGAAGCAGCGGCAGATGGAGGAGCTTCATTTAACGTGGTGTCCATTGTACGTATGCTGGCCGATGTCGGACTTCCGATGGCTTACGTGGATTACATCGTGGAAGCCATTATGCGAATCTATGACATTATCAGCAGCTCCGGGGTACAGATTTTGATCTTTCTTGCCGCGCTGCAATCGGTTCCCGGCTCGATGTATGAGGTTGCCAAGATCGAGGGAGCCACAGCATATGAATCATTTTGGAAAATTACATTTCCTATGGTAAGTCCACTCATTCTGACCAATGTCATCTATACCATCATTGATTCGTTTGCCGGCAGTCCGGTTACCCGTGCCATCTATCAGACCGCATTCAAAACCCAGAACTTTGGCCTAAGCTCGGCGATGTCCTGGCTGTACACTTTGGTCATTGGGCTGGTTCTGCTCATCGTAGGCTGGGTGCTTTCACGGAGGGTCCATTACAACTGA
- a CDS encoding DUF5696 domain-containing protein, protein MNKRQRLYTVLAAGTAVILIAGSLLYMSSRGIPAVDVSGYLETTTEAYPVTGEPISFLADTSQGVPGMKLAAQDQGLALYYNEETTEIAVRDENSGQIWYSNPPERNEDSLASAYEKEVLSSQLNVSFRDAIGTLENFPNFGASISSKQFTVGPIEQGVRVTYTVGDTSLGIEALPKLISKERLEEKVLSKLDASAAKYTSARYYPVKDNPEVLERLDGQISKQLVLNKMLGAFEAAGYTADDLAFDNQENGVEGGTVSDKPSFVIPIEYRLDQGALVVKVPLSQVKESGQYRIRHLDLLAYFGAAGTQDEGYMLVPDGSGSLIYLNNGKVQEEQYVQRVYGSDPNDNSLGRPQVSQSVRMPVFGLKKGENAWFAVIEKGDGMASITADVGGRQNSYNHVHASFALRGEDELEMYTSQKMQEIQLLSEEPFRGDIQVRYRFLHGKDANYSGMARLYQQQLVKQNMLKPLPKQTDLPFYVDVLGAVDKKSSFLSVPYRTTLAMTTYEQAAEMASRLQRDGVNRIQMRFQGWFGGGFSHHTPTRMKLDREVGSRTDLQALSGQLEQSGGALFPDAAFQQIYHDDMNFAPSEDAARFVTRETAALYPYNPALNRMDRSKDSYYLLSAAKLPYVVNEFAEKYRDIGLESLSLRDLGQILASDYRDSRVIHRETAKYIVEEQLQQLRQSYPNLMLSAANSYAWGSAQHIVNIPASSSRFGITDEEVPFYAMVIHGYVNYASSPMNTSGDQNLRKQLLRSLELGAAPYFQWTYEPSSKLKLTNYDWVYAAEYGFWVNEAIDLYHQANAVLGKLGNERMLKHERIQIGVVRITYSGGTALLVNYNADPVTINGTTVGGMDYVVEGAGR, encoded by the coding sequence GTGAACAAGAGGCAGCGATTATATACGGTGCTGGCTGCTGGTACAGCTGTAATCCTGATTGCAGGCAGTCTGCTGTATATGAGCAGCAGAGGCATTCCTGCCGTTGACGTCTCGGGCTATCTGGAGACAACGACAGAAGCTTATCCTGTCACGGGGGAGCCTATATCCTTTCTGGCAGATACTTCGCAGGGGGTTCCAGGGATGAAATTGGCAGCGCAGGATCAGGGGCTGGCTCTCTACTACAACGAGGAAACTACGGAAATTGCGGTGCGGGACGAGAACAGCGGTCAGATATGGTACAGCAATCCGCCGGAACGAAATGAGGATAGTCTGGCTTCCGCCTATGAAAAGGAAGTGCTCTCCTCACAGCTGAACGTATCGTTCCGGGATGCGATTGGCACGCTGGAGAACTTTCCGAATTTCGGTGCCAGCATCAGCAGTAAACAATTCACTGTCGGCCCGATTGAGCAGGGAGTACGGGTGACTTATACGGTTGGGGATACTTCTCTGGGCATTGAAGCCCTGCCCAAGCTGATTAGCAAGGAGCGGCTGGAGGAGAAAGTATTGTCCAAACTGGACGCTTCTGCAGCAAAGTACACGTCTGCCCGTTATTACCCGGTTAAAGATAATCCGGAGGTGCTGGAGCGGCTGGATGGACAGATCTCCAAGCAGCTGGTGTTAAACAAGATGCTGGGTGCTTTTGAGGCAGCGGGGTATACAGCGGACGATCTGGCTTTTGACAATCAGGAAAATGGAGTTGAAGGCGGGACAGTATCTGACAAACCCAGCTTCGTTATTCCAATTGAATACCGACTGGATCAGGGTGCGCTGGTTGTGAAGGTACCGTTAAGTCAGGTAAAAGAGAGCGGACAGTATCGCATTCGGCATCTGGATCTGCTGGCATACTTCGGTGCAGCGGGAACGCAGGATGAGGGTTACATGCTGGTTCCGGACGGTTCCGGCAGTCTGATCTATCTGAACAACGGAAAGGTACAGGAAGAACAGTATGTTCAGCGTGTATACGGGTCAGATCCGAATGATAATTCACTCGGTCGTCCTCAAGTGAGTCAGTCGGTACGAATGCCTGTATTCGGTTTGAAGAAGGGTGAAAACGCATGGTTTGCTGTCATTGAAAAAGGAGACGGCATGGCCAGCATCACCGCAGATGTTGGCGGAAGACAAAATAGCTATAACCACGTGCATGCGTCCTTTGCCCTTAGGGGTGAGGATGAGCTGGAGATGTACACCTCACAGAAGATGCAGGAGATTCAGCTTCTGAGCGAAGAACCCTTTCGCGGGGATATTCAGGTGAGATACCGATTCCTGCACGGAAAGGATGCCAACTATTCCGGCATGGCTCGTCTGTATCAACAACAACTGGTGAAGCAGAATATGCTGAAACCGCTGCCCAAACAGACGGATCTGCCGTTTTATGTGGATGTGCTGGGGGCAGTGGACAAAAAGTCGTCCTTCCTGAGTGTGCCTTACCGGACCACTCTGGCAATGACTACGTATGAACAGGCTGCAGAGATGGCATCCAGGCTGCAGCGAGACGGTGTGAACCGGATACAAATGCGGTTCCAGGGGTGGTTCGGTGGCGGCTTCAGTCATCACACACCAACCCGAATGAAGCTGGATCGTGAAGTGGGCAGCCGTACCGACCTTCAGGCGCTGTCCGGTCAGCTGGAGCAGTCCGGTGGAGCATTGTTCCCGGATGCGGCATTTCAACAGATTTACCACGATGATATGAATTTTGCTCCTTCTGAGGATGCGGCAAGGTTCGTCACCAGAGAGACGGCAGCATTGTATCCTTACAATCCGGCATTGAACCGCATGGATCGGAGCAAGGACAGCTATTATCTGCTTTCCGCTGCCAAACTTCCGTACGTTGTGAATGAATTTGCCGAAAAGTATAGGGATATCGGTCTTGAAAGTTTGTCGCTGCGAGACCTGGGTCAGATCCTGGCATCCGATTATCGCGACAGCCGGGTCATCCACCGGGAGACCGCAAAATACATCGTGGAAGAACAGCTTCAGCAGCTGCGGCAGTCTTATCCGAATCTGATGTTATCTGCAGCGAACAGTTACGCTTGGGGGAGTGCCCAGCATATCGTGAACATTCCGGCGAGTTCGAGCCGTTTCGGCATTACAGATGAAGAGGTGCCGTTCTATGCGATGGTTATTCATGGTTATGTGAACTATGCTTCATCACCAATGAATACATCGGGAGATCAGAATCTGCGGAAACAGCTGCTTCGCAGTCTGGAGCTTGGGGCAGCCCCGTATTTTCAATGGACATACGAGCCGTCCTCAAAACTGAAGCTGACAAACTATGATTGGGTTTATGCTGCCGAATACGGGTTTTGGGTGAATGAGGCGATTGACTTGTATCATCAGGCCAATGCTGTACTGGGTAAGCTGGGGAACGAACGGATGCTCAAGCATGAACGCATTCAGATCGGTGTTGTCCGGATTACCTACAGCGGTGGTACAGCACTTCTGGTAAATTATAACGCAGATCCAGTCACCATAAATGGAACAACGGTTGGCGGAATGGATTATGTGGTGGAAGGGGCAGGCCGATGA
- a CDS encoding YIP1 family protein, translating to MKQDYIKFPLHLIFHPIDAFWDLKSDHRGRMVVAYTALALTITMMILQKEYAGFLVNDIDPRTINSFVEIATAALPFFLWCIANWAVTTLMEGEGRFREIFLATGYSLIPIILIYAPMIVVSRFMVQEETSFYYLFNSIAFLWFLLLLFIGMMTVHQYTVFKTLLTMLLTVIVMGIIIFLGALVFSMLQQLYEFGYNIYRELIFRT from the coding sequence GTGAAGCAGGATTACATTAAGTTTCCGCTGCATCTCATTTTTCACCCCATCGATGCATTCTGGGATCTCAAGTCGGATCATCGCGGCCGGATGGTGGTGGCTTACACGGCGCTGGCGCTGACCATTACGATGATGATTCTGCAAAAGGAGTACGCCGGTTTTTTGGTCAATGATATCGATCCCCGGACCATTAATAGCTTTGTAGAGATTGCGACAGCAGCGCTGCCTTTCTTTTTATGGTGCATTGCAAACTGGGCAGTAACCACCCTTATGGAAGGCGAGGGCAGATTCAGAGAAATTTTTCTGGCGACAGGATACTCGCTGATTCCGATCATTCTGATCTATGCTCCCATGATTGTGGTTAGCCGGTTCATGGTTCAAGAGGAAACGTCTTTTTATTACCTGTTCAACAGCATTGCGTTTCTCTGGTTTCTGCTGCTGCTCTTCATCGGCATGATGACTGTGCATCAGTATACGGTGTTCAAAACCTTGTTGACGATGCTGCTGACCGTCATTGTGATGGGAATCATCATTTTTCTCGGTGCACTGGTATTCAGCATGCTGCAGCAGTTGTATGAATTCGGTTATAACATTTACCGCGAGTTGATTTTTCGGACCTAA
- a CDS encoding NHL repeat-containing protein yields MARTVKRWLVLLAAVSLLLVNAVPAAGSPAPYESYNYNYWKEAVPSPDAYLPSRIVTGGDLGVGSFKEPGDVNVSPGGWIYILDSGNNRIVVLDKAYQLVRVLDGFIKDGSKESFHLPGGLFVDEKERIYVADTGSSRVVVLDSTGKWIQTISKPESDILPAAFQFQPLKLTVDGVGRVYVVAQGAYEGIMQFDEQGEFIGYVGTNKVERDYREYIWRMFSTKAQRAQMVLFVPTEFSNADMDSKGFVYAANMDPGSNEPVKRLNPSGEDVLKRFGYYDVKGDIRYRSNTGPSKLVDVKVLGNGMYSVLDATQNRVFTYDDEGHLLYIYGGKGNQVGTLKTPVAIERSGGHRLILDRGKNNLVVYEPTRFGTLVNEASALHYQGEDTEAVSRWKEVLMLNANYDIAYIGIGKSLLMKKKNKEALEYFELGMDRKNYSVAFKRYRREMMKEHLGTFLTAAIALIVILIVTRMAVKWRRRRQIDREAGLH; encoded by the coding sequence ATGGCACGCACGGTGAAAAGATGGCTTGTTCTTCTGGCGGCAGTATCGCTTCTGCTGGTCAATGCCGTTCCTGCGGCGGGCTCCCCGGCGCCGTATGAGAGTTATAACTACAATTATTGGAAAGAGGCAGTGCCCTCGCCAGATGCCTACCTGCCCAGCCGCATCGTTACAGGTGGAGATCTCGGCGTCGGCAGCTTCAAGGAACCGGGTGACGTCAACGTCTCTCCAGGCGGGTGGATTTATATTTTGGACAGCGGGAATAACCGTATTGTCGTATTGGATAAAGCGTACCAACTGGTGCGGGTGCTGGACGGTTTTATCAAGGATGGCAGCAAGGAGAGTTTCCATTTGCCCGGAGGACTGTTTGTTGATGAAAAAGAGCGAATTTACGTCGCAGATACAGGCAGCAGCAGGGTAGTGGTTCTTGATTCTACAGGAAAATGGATTCAGACCATCTCGAAGCCGGAATCGGACATCCTTCCTGCAGCGTTCCAGTTCCAGCCTTTGAAATTGACCGTTGATGGAGTAGGTCGAGTGTATGTCGTGGCGCAGGGCGCATATGAGGGCATCATGCAGTTTGATGAACAGGGGGAGTTTATCGGATACGTGGGCACCAACAAAGTGGAAAGGGATTACAGGGAGTATATCTGGCGAATGTTTTCTACCAAGGCGCAGCGAGCTCAGATGGTGTTGTTTGTACCGACCGAGTTTTCCAATGCGGACATGGATTCCAAAGGCTTCGTATATGCAGCCAACATGGATCCAGGCTCCAATGAACCGGTCAAACGCCTGAATCCATCGGGAGAGGATGTACTGAAGCGGTTTGGATACTATGACGTGAAGGGCGATATCCGATATCGCAGCAATACAGGACCTTCCAAACTGGTTGATGTGAAGGTGCTTGGTAACGGAATGTACAGCGTTCTGGATGCCACGCAGAATCGGGTGTTCACTTACGACGATGAAGGCCATCTGCTCTACATATACGGGGGGAAAGGAAATCAGGTCGGCACCCTCAAGACGCCAGTCGCCATTGAACGGTCCGGCGGTCACCGGCTGATTCTCGACCGGGGAAAGAATAACCTGGTCGTGTATGAACCAACCCGTTTCGGAACACTTGTGAATGAAGCGTCGGCCCTTCACTATCAGGGGGAAGACACGGAGGCCGTCAGCCGCTGGAAAGAAGTGCTGATGCTGAACGCCAACTATGATATTGCCTATATCGGTATAGGGAAATCTCTGCTTATGAAGAAGAAAAACAAGGAAGCATTGGAGTACTTTGAACTTGGTATGGACCGTAAAAATTACTCAGTCGCATTCAAACGGTATCGGCGGGAGATGATGAAGGAACATCTGGGCACTTTTCTGACGGCTGCCATTGCGCTGATTGTGATTCTGATTGTAACCCGAATGGCGGTTAAATGGAGACGGAGGAGGCAGATTGATCGTGAAGCAGGATTACATTAA
- a CDS encoding carbohydrate ABC transporter permease, producing MAAVATGKKRVNRSLSGSLSLFALLLVFGAFMVLPLIYAINNAFKPLDEIFMFPPTLFVRNPTFSSFTDLLNLLSDSWVPFSRYIFNTVFITGIGIIGHVLLASAAAYPLAKHKFPGKVFMFQVVVLSLMFTPAVTAIPNYMIMSWLGWIDTYWAVIIPAFAYSLGLYLMKQFMEQIPDALLEAAKIDGASEYRIFWSIVMPNVKPAWLTLIILLFQMLWGSDGNGYIYSEQLKTLHYAAGQIIQGGISRAGAGAAVALILMSVPITLFIFSQSRIIETMASSGMKE from the coding sequence ATGGCGGCTGTTGCGACTGGTAAAAAGCGGGTGAACCGCTCGCTGTCAGGAAGTCTCTCCCTGTTTGCCCTGCTGCTTGTTTTCGGTGCCTTTATGGTGCTGCCGCTCATCTATGCCATCAATAATGCTTTCAAACCGCTGGATGAAATTTTTATGTTTCCACCTACGCTGTTTGTCAGAAATCCGACGTTCAGCAGCTTCACAGACCTGCTGAATCTGTTAAGTGACTCGTGGGTGCCGTTTTCACGGTACATCTTCAACACCGTATTCATCACGGGCATCGGTATTATCGGTCATGTGCTGCTGGCTTCGGCGGCGGCTTATCCGCTTGCGAAGCACAAGTTTCCGGGCAAGGTATTCATGTTCCAGGTCGTTGTGCTTTCGCTGATGTTCACGCCAGCCGTAACCGCCATTCCCAACTACATGATCATGTCATGGCTTGGCTGGATTGATACGTACTGGGCCGTTATTATTCCTGCATTTGCCTATTCTCTGGGACTCTATCTAATGAAGCAGTTTATGGAGCAGATCCCGGATGCGCTGCTGGAAGCGGCCAAGATTGACGGAGCCAGTGAGTACCGGATCTTCTGGTCTATTGTGATGCCGAATGTAAAGCCTGCATGGCTGACCCTGATCATTCTGCTGTTTCAGATGTTATGGGGGAGCGACGGGAATGGCTACATCTACAGCGAGCAGCTCAAAACGCTGCACTATGCAGCCGGACAGATTATTCAGGGCGGCATATCGCGGGCTGGTGCGGGAGCTGCGGTTGCGCTGATTCTAATGAGTGTGCCGATTACGCTATTCATTTTCTCTCAAAGCCGGATTATTGAGACGATGGCGAGTTCGGGCATGAAGGAGTAG
- a CDS encoding sugar ABC transporter permease codes for MGVKWWWSWKLQEMKASKHSYVLLAPYMILFSMFTVIPVVISIILSFTYFNMLEFPRFIGWQNYTRLFLEDDVFLIAIKNTLLFAIITGPISYIACFVFAWIINELTPKWRAFMTLIFYAPSISGNVYFIWLMIFSGDRYGIANGLLIQWGVLLEPIQWLKTEAYIMPILILVQLWLSLGTGFLAFIAGLQTVDRTLYEAGAVDGIKNRWQELWYITLPSMRPQLMFGAVIQLTTSFAVADVSIALAGFPSVNYAAETVVTHLIDFGTTRFEMGYASAIAAVLFIIMVGTNLLVQKLLRRVGE; via the coding sequence ATGGGCGTGAAATGGTGGTGGAGCTGGAAGCTGCAGGAGATGAAGGCCAGCAAACATTCCTATGTGCTGTTGGCACCTTATATGATCTTGTTCTCCATGTTTACCGTGATTCCGGTTGTCATCTCGATCATACTCAGCTTCACATATTTTAACATGCTGGAATTTCCACGTTTTATCGGCTGGCAGAACTACACTCGCCTGTTTCTGGAAGACGACGTATTCCTGATCGCGATCAAAAATACATTGTTGTTCGCCATTATTACCGGACCCATCAGTTACATTGCCTGCTTTGTATTTGCATGGATCATCAATGAACTGACACCGAAATGGAGAGCGTTTATGACACTGATTTTCTATGCGCCATCCATCTCGGGCAATGTGTATTTTATCTGGCTGATGATCTTTTCGGGAGATCGCTATGGAATTGCCAACGGTCTGTTGATCCAATGGGGAGTGCTGCTCGAACCGATTCAGTGGCTGAAGACGGAAGCCTATATTATGCCCATCCTCATTCTTGTCCAGCTGTGGCTGAGTCTCGGGACCGGATTCCTTGCTTTTATTGCGGGGCTGCAGACCGTGGACCGAACATTGTACGAAGCGGGAGCCGTGGATGGGATCAAAAACCGCTGGCAGGAGCTGTGGTATATTACGCTGCCTTCGATGCGTCCGCAGCTCATGTTCGGTGCGGTTATTCAACTGACCACTTCATTTGCCGTGGCGGATGTGTCGATTGCGCTGGCCGGTTTTCCAAGTGTAAACTACGCGGCCGAGACAGTGGTTACGCACTTAATCGACTTTGGCACAACAAGATTTGAGATGGGATACGCATCGGCAATTGCGGCCGTGCTGTTCATCATTATGGTGGGCACCAACCTGCTGGTACAGAAACTGCTTCGAAGGGTGGGAGAATAG